From the Globicephala melas chromosome 8, mGloMel1.2, whole genome shotgun sequence genome, the window AAACATCTGTGTCATGCCTGGAATTCGTATCACTAAGAGCTATTCCAAGAATTACACTACAATGAACACCGTATCTGCAGTCGGTTTCTATCAAAATGGGCATGGGCTATTGGAGAGGGGAGTAAAGATAGGAAGGGGGAAATCATCACCCACACTGCCCAGCATAATTGGTTTATTATGCAGTTGATGAATTAGGAAGCTGTTTCCTTGGAAAATCATATGGGATACAGTACAGGCATGAGTTGGAGAATTAGTAAGTCTAGAGCATTAGGACTTCTTATGTAGCTCTAGGATCctaggaggggaggagagaagagagtcaGCAGTAGAGTTGCACAGACCAGGGATTTAATCTAGCTTCTATCACTTATAAGCTGTGTGAATGTGACCGTATACTGCCTTAGACAACCCCAGCCGATCCATCCATTTATTCTATAATATCTCATTGAGTAAGTATTGGAATTAATAATTTGCTGTACCTGCACTCTGGGAGCTTCCAGTCAAGTTGACAAagtaaagcacacacacacatatatataaacacaatacAAGATTTAAGTATGAAAAGTGTGCTAAGTGGCATGAACAGACTGCTTTGAGATATACACAAGAGAGTAAACACTTCTAGCTGAAGAGGTCAGAGAAAGGCAACCTTGTTAACCTTGTTAACTTGGCCTTAAAGAATTTTGGCAggaaagagatggagaggaaggacAGTTCATTGCAAAATGAGCAAAGGTTCAGAGGCAAGAAAATCTGGGGCATGTTTACGGAAAGGTGTGTAAATCAGTTTTACTGACCTACTACCAAGTCCTGCTGATTTTCACCTCCaagatatttctttaatttgttcCTTGTTTATTCTTACTACCACATCCCTtaactggtcttcctgcctcCAGCCTTGCCGCCTCAAACCTGTCCTCATAGTCACTAGAACGATCTAAAGCCTCAGTATAACCGTTATCCCTCTTGTGCCTAAAAATCACCAATGTTACCTCAGTACAGatctaagaaaactgaaaacataagcccacgcaaaaacttgtacacaaatgttcatagaagcattattcatagtagcaaaaaagtggaaacaacccaaatatccatccactggtgaatggataagtaaagcATGGTATGTCCCCAACATGGATATTAATGGCCATAAAAAAGCATGAATTACTCAACATGCTACAACaggggtgaaccttgaaaacactgtgatagtgaaagaagccagtcacaaaaggccatacATTGTGTGATTtcttttacatgaaatatccagaagcGGCAAATTCATAGCAACAGGAAGTAGATTACTGtttgccagggctgggggtgagggaaaaTGAGGATAGACTGCGAATGAGTAGGGTGTTTTTTTTCAGTGTgataaaatgttctgaaattatgGTGgaggtggttgcacaacactgtgaatatccTAAACCCccctaaattgtacactttaaaatgtcagttttaaggtatgtgagttatatcttgataaagatgttatttttttttaaaaaaaaaaaaaacccaacggCTTCCAATTTCCCCAAGACTAAAATCCAAGCTCTCAAACAGACCTTTACTAGCAGACCCATAACTAGTCTTCACCGTGCTCCACCTCACTCTCCAGGCTCCAGTAACTTTGGATTACCTGTACTTTCTTAGGTGCAACatgctgtttttcatttctgcgCTGTCCTTGGTGCTGTGCTTTCTGTCCTTCTCCCCCTGGCTCTCCCCACTCCTCTTTTAGCTTAGGAGTCATTGCTAGGGACCCTTTCCTGACCCCCACTACCCTCTTCGCATACTCTGGATTATGAGTTTCTTTCTGAGTTCAAGTGGTATTTTGTGCCTGTCTGTAATAAGGCACTTACCATATTGTTTCAAAACAATTGGTTAAAGTAAACTCCTTGAAGACCCAGATTGTGCTGTGTTTCTCTGAATTTCAGCACAAGGCCAGGTGCATAGTAGGGACTTGTAAATCTGTGTTAAACACACAAGTCTCATTCTTTCCTTTCAAGTGTCCTCCCCTTCTTTCCTATTTTGTATTATTGGCTATTTCCTCCTAAGATTTGCTTTTTGATGccttattttgtctatttttttcttaaatatttttcataggtATAAATTCTAGTGTTACTATCTCTTCTATCTTTTCATCATTAATTGCTTCTACAAATGATTAATATGTCTGCATTTTGCAATAAAATCTGAAGCTAGATTCAGTTGCCATGATTTCAAATATTAGTAATTACTACTTTGTTACTAATTACAGGAGAATATAACTGAAGATGTAGtcaaatgattaagaaaaaactCACCCTTGGAAAAGAGCCATGTATTTTAACTAGGGtggtgcttttctttttcctcaaactACTTTATTTTTGTAGCTACTGTAGTATTTTTGAATCTATAGTATCTTTTATCTTTGCAGCCACTATCGTATGAATCTGTCATATAATgttgactttaaaagaaaaatgatcataAATTTCTAAACAGTGCTTGCTCAAAATAACAGTTATATAGCCCTTCAGTATAGTCACTTGAATAATAATGAAATGTTTTCTAAGTCATTTGTTAAGTATTTTTTAGTATgcatatttaaaaacttttctttaattATCAGGGCTTCAAAGACAATGTCTATCGTAAAAGACGAAAGTATTTTGCAGACTTGGCTATGAACTATAAACAGTAAGTGTACTATAAAAATAACTTATTCAACTTTGAACTAATGAAATAAATGGAGTAAATTATGCCTATATAGTAAATAGAAAACAAGATACGTGCTACTGTTTATTGGATGCTAATTCAAGATAACTTCTCTTTATCTCATTAGTGGAGACCCCATTCCTAACGTTGAATTCACTGAGGAGGAGATTAAGACCTGGGGAACTGTGTTCCGAGAGCTCAACAAACTTTACCCAACCCATGCCTGCAGAGAATATCTCAAAAACTTACCTTTGCTTTCTAAATACTGTGGATACCGGGAAGATAATATCCCACAATTGGAAGATGTctcaaactttttaaaaggtaatgaaatgattaattttttgtaAGGGGAATATTGAACTCCATTTCAATCACAATAGAATTTTTAATAGAGGACTAAAGTCCAGTTATTTGGGAGGTCagaatttttctgtattctgtccTGGCAATTCTCCAGGCACCACATTTGAAGAGGGACGTTCATAACCTGGAGCAAATGTAGAGGAAAGTGAGCAGAATTGTAAGAGGATTGGAAAATgtatcatataaataaaatttgaaggaTTCTCAGGGTGTTTAACCTGGAAATTTAGGGGactttatagatttatttaaatatttaaaggtcATCTTATGTTATAGAGGAATTCCTATGTGGCTCTGAAGTAAAGGACAGTCGGATAGAAACAGCAAATTTTAGTTCGAAACAGACAAGATCCTGTTAAAAGAGCCATTTGAAAATGGGACAGGCTCATGAGATGGTTAGTTCCACATCCATGGAGATGTTCATGCAAAAGTTCCACACCCACTAGAGGGATGTGATAGAGGAGATTCAAGCACCTTTGGGAAGGTTGGAGTAAATGATCGCTGAAGCCCCTTTCCACACTAAGATTCTATCGTTTTCTCAAAGAAGAAGATGTGTCATAAACAAAGACTAAGGACAATTTTGCACCTTTTAGTTCATCATGCTTACTTGGTCCAGGCTTCCTTATTTTCTCTCACTAGTATAGGAAGTAAAATGATCAGTGATCTCCAGGATCTAcaatatgtaagaaaaataaatatccccCTTTGATCTCAGCAGATTAGaaccttagggaaaaaaataggcATTATGTTTTTGACCCAAAGGGAGTTTATCTTATTTCCATCATGATCTGAAATTACTATCTTTGAATTTATTATATAGactgttataaaaatatacatatttattcaaCTCCATAATTCTCATTCCTCAACCACTATACACAAAACTAAGAACTAAACAGGAGAGGGCAATATAGTTTTTACAAGGGAAGAACTCATATAAGTGGTTCCTACAaaaactagatttaaaaaaaatagtgattaaGAATGACAGAGAACCAAAGCACATGACCTTGTGTGACTTAACAACGATGGACTAGCATATGCTACAGAAGTTGTTATCAAATCACACTTGCATGAGATCTGGAGGCAATATTTTGTTATAGATGCAAAACTGAAAGCTGATCACTTGGGGTCTGGAGCTTGAGCAGGCTGCAGAGCTTGTTGCTAAAGGTGTTTCAAGGGAACGTGTCAAAGAGAGAAACCAATATTAAAAGACAGTTCAAACAAAACATGAATTGGAAGGGGCTACCTGCCCTGGCAAATACGGTGGCCACTAGACAACCGTGgttgtttaaataattaaaatgaatgtagggacttcccggtggtccagtggttaagactctgccttccaatgcagggggcatgggttccatccctggttggggaactgagatcccacatgctgcgtggtatggccaaaaataaataaataaataaaataaagttaaaaaaaataaaatgaatgtaaatcAAAAGGTTAGTTCCCCAGccacattagccacatttcaagggctcaatagccacacgtggctagtggctagcAATAGGCTAGATGTTGAACATTTCCATCTTTGTGAAAAATTCTTTTGCCCATCGGAGTGGGAGAATCCAAGTACAAAGCATTGGGGTGGAACTGGAATTACCAGAGTGTGAGAGTTTGAAATGAAGGACAAGATCAGAGCTTATAGAGGTCCCCAGAGCCACTGCAGCCTAGTGGAAGGTGACTTTTACAGTGGGCATGCAGACTCAGGTATTGGGGAATGAAAGAGCACCATCCAGTTTAGATAACAAAGAAACTACAAGAGGTGGTACTGGCTAAAAATGACGTAGTTTCAAAAATGGTTCTGATCTAAATTAATAGATCTTGTTAGTGagttttttctaaaaagaaaagtaagattGTCTATTCTAgtgaagattttctcctttgctttgcaGAGCGCACAGGTTTTTCCATCCGTCCTGTGGCTGGTTACTTATCACCAAGAGATTTCTTATCAGGTTTAGCCTTTCGAGTTTTTCACTGCACACAGTATGTGAGACACAGTTCAGATCCCCTCTATACCCCAGAGCCGTAAGTACTTCTACTGCAGCATCCATCCATCGATATGGTACCTACGTCATGATTTTTTGTGAGGATCAAGCGAATTAGCACATGTAAAGCATTTTGAatggtgcctggcatgtaatacATGATCCATGCTCTATACATGTTAaccattattattaccattattaattGACAACCTATTAGGTGCCAAGTGCTGTCCTAAGCATAGGGGATgtaagactgaaaaaaatcaaagtttccTGCCTTCATAGAGCTTATATTCCAATGGGAGATatagataataaacaaacaagtaaatatatatatatatatatataaaattcagatgGTTATAAGtgccatggagaaaaataaagtagggaaaGGGGACAGAGTTGCGTGTGGGTGGGTGTTTCTACTTTGAAAAGGGTGATCAGAAAAGGACTGACTGAGAAGGTCACATTTGAGTAGAGACCTggtttgggggttggggggttgaCATGTGGATGTCTGTGCGTATTTGTATGAACTtacatatgtgtgtttgtgagtgGCCAAGGTTTTGTAATAGTGTCCTTTGTGGTCCATTTCCAAAGTAATACCACCTGATCAATTTGAATAAAAGTAAGATCAGGTTTTGATTTGATTGAATGGTTGATTATGCATTTATGTTAAATGGCACAGTGTGACAACTTGTACCTCTTTTTCAGAGATACCTGCCATGAACTCTTGGGTCATGTCCCCCTTTTGGCTGAACCTAGTTTTGCTCAGTTCTCCCAAGAAATTGGCCTGGCTTCTCTTGGAGCTTCAGAAGAGGCTGTTCAAAAACTAGCAACGGTATAAATCTGGAAATAGCTGTATGGATCAGTAATCTTTAACTGGGGTGGGCTGTGGGTATTTGTGTAGTTTAAAAGTACCTACTCAAGATGAGCATTAGAAAATTTGTCTTTGctcatatttaatttaatttaaataatttaaaaaaacattaaaggaagatgtaaaaattTAAGGCTTATCCAAAGAAGAcctgagctttaaaaaaaaaaaaaaaaaaaggcagagagacagagaacacTAGAATACAATAATGTTAACAGTTGGTATACCTTCTTTTTTTAGTAAAAATGATAGATTCCTTAAAAAtgatgctaaaaatatttttgagcactaGGTACAAAACATGCTGGAAATAGAAAGATGAATAAGGCCTGGTTCCCACCTTCAAGGAACTTATACACAGACACTTATGTTAGAATGAAAGGAGGTCTGTAGAGAAGCTCAGGCAGGGTGCTCTGGGAGTGCAGAGAACTGCCTGTGGAAGGTTTCATGGAAGATGAACATCTGGACCAGCCCTGGGAAGATGAGTAATGTTTTCACCtgccaggaaaggaaggaagagcatCTCAGGATGAGGACACAGAAGGAAAGACAGGAGGTGCTTGGTGTATCTGAGGAAATGACAAGAAGCAGGAGCAGAGTGTGTGAGGTTTGGGGAGGTGGTGTGAAATAGGCTAGATGGTTAGAACAGTGCTCTCAAATTGTGGTTTGGGGACCCCACAGGGTCCTTGagtaaaagatccattcaaaatGCAGAGTGAATTTTAATGTGAGGGACAGAGttcattgatatggtttcagattccacattacAGCTGTACTTTAAGAAATTACCACTTGTTGAGTTTTGATGTTGTGTCAAAGCAGAATAGCCACAATTATCTGAGAAGGCTATTACAATATTCAACCGTCTTCCAACTACTTATCTGTTTGAGGCTGACTTCTCTCCACATGCTTGAACCAAAACAATCTATTGTGACAGGTTTAATACAGAAGCAGATGTGAGAATCCATCTGTTTTCCAGCCAGACATTAAATAATATCAATCCGGACACTAAAAAGATTTGTGACAATATAAAACAATGCAACTTTTCTCAccgtttttttctttctttttttttttttgcggtacgcgggcccctcaccgctgtggcctctcccgttgcggagcacaggttccggacgcacaggcccagcgaccacggcccacgggcccagccgctccgcggcacgtgggatcctcccggactggggcacaaacctgcgtcccctgcatcggcaggcggactcccaaccactgcgccaccagggaagccctctcaccgTTTTTTTGTACAATATAGTTACTtttgattaaaatgttatttgtgtTACCATAAAAtggtttattataattttaacattaattagtaaacatttaaatttttctcagtttacatttttaatatggtaaatataGCTAGCTCTAtcccacataaacaaaaggtctttggggtcctcagtaatttaaaatatttatttatttatttatttacttatttattttggcggtGTTGAGTCTTAGTTGCCACACACGGGCTCTTCATTTctccatgtgggatctttagttgtggcatgcagacttcttagttgaggcatgcatgcaggatctagttcccctaccagggatcgaacccgggcccctgcattgagagtgtggagtcttacctactggaccaccagggaagtccctcctcagtaatttttaagagtatataaGAGTTCTGGGAACAAAAGTTTGAGAAGTCTGGTTTGGAACGAGGTCAGATTGTAGAAATACTTGTGAGCTATGCTGGGGGTCTTGGATTTTATTCCAGGGTACTTTGGGTCAGTGACTAAGAGttgtaatttgttttaaattgagtCCTTCAGGATGTGAAAGTAATATTGATGTCATTTTGCAGTGCTACTTCTTCACTGTGGAGTTTGGTCTATGTAAACAAGAGGGGCAGCTAAGAGTCTTCGGTGCTGGCTTACTTTCTTCCATCAGTGAACTCAAAGTAAGAGCTGTAAATCTTTGCACATAACCATATTCACTTAATGTAATTGATATGACCTGAAATAGTTTctggattttaatttatttatttttattatttatttatttattatttttggctgccttgggtctttgttgctgcgcgtgggctttctctagttgtggcgagtgggggctactccttgttgtggtacgcaggcttctcattgtggtggcttctcttgttgtagaacacaggctctaggtgtgtgggctttagtagttgtggcacgcgggctctagagcgcaggctcagtagttgtggtgtacgggcttagttgctccgcggcatgtgggatcttcccagaccacggcttgaacccatgtcccctgcattggcaggcggattcttaaccactgtgccaccagggaagccctagtttttggCTCTCAATAAGAGCTTACTGTGGAAAATACTTGGGGTGGCAGTAAACATTACCTAAGAggcatttttctctatttcctaaGTTTTCTGAATAGATATAGATAACTATTCAGAATATAgttatatcttttaaataaaaatgtattttaaaacaaagtcttgCTGTTGCCTCACCATTTTTGGTGTGCTAGCAACAACTTCAGTAATTTCTAGGGAATTCTTTGAGGTGTATTATTTATCcaataaaagaatgaacttatgTTTGTTGAGTGGCGGATGTGCATGAAATATTGTCCAAGGTACAGTCTTTCTCTCAAGGAGCCTACCACCTGCTGGTGGGTACAAGTCATGTATAGGAATAACTAGTGTAGGGTAGAAAGCAGATGCCATAAtgcaggaataaataaataaagatcctTGGGTACCTCCTAAATGGAGAAGAGTGTTAGAACAATGGAGTGGTCTTGGGGCGTTTATAGAGATAGCAAACCATTTGTTTTGCTGGCTCTGGCAGTTGTGTGTAGAATGTGATCATGAAAATAGATAGTATCCTTTGATTCACTGACTCTTCATCCTCTAGCATGCACTTTCTGGACATGCCAAAGTAAAGCCCTTTGATCCTAAGATTACCTGCAAACAGGAGTGTCTCATCACAACTTTTCAGGATGTCTACTTTGTATCTGAAAGCTTTGAAGATGCAAAGGAGAAGATGAGGTAAAGTATATCTTCCTCATGCCTTAATTTTCCTCTGTAAAAGATAGGTCCAATAATGGTAACAAGTCACAGAAGCAAGCAGCTGGATAATTAGAAGCCCACTAGGCACCTTTTGCCTGTAACACATCTCTCTTTCACAGTAAATATTTAGGGTGTATTGTTTATAATGATGTTCAGTGTTGCAAATATAAATCAGATACACTGAGAAATTGGTTACTTCCTATTCCTTCCTATCAGAGAGTTTATAATctaataggaaaaataaactgtatGCAAATTACTATATAACAACTAGGAAGCCTTAAAGAGATACAGATGAAACACTGTTCTGCATTTTATTCAGGAGCAATTCATTCCAGCTAGGGGAACAGGGAAAGCCTAATGGCATTTGAGAAAGGACTTGAAGAATACACAAGATTTagatatgttaatttttaaactaaCGGACAGTATTtggtttttatcattttctccctAGAAACTGATTgcctcatattttttttcttaaatagagaATTTACCAAAACAATCAGGCGTCCATTTGGAGTGAAGTATAATCCGTATACACGGAGTATTCAGATCTTGAAGGACACCAAGAGCATAACCAGTGCCATGAACGAGCTGCAGCATGAGCTTGATGTTGTCAGTGATGCCCTTGCTAAAGTCAGCAGGCAGCTGAGCATCTGACAGTTGCCAGTCCTAATCCCGAAAGCATCTGAGCATTCAGAGGCCTGTGGGCCAACTGTGGCTTTGCTTGATGACCTGGTTGTGGAGGAACAGCAGCCAAACAATCTTCTCTATTCCCATTCCTTAATGGACCATTAGTCTTTGAAAATGTGTACCTGGATACTCTAGCCActacgtttttttttcttttggtaacaGCTTTAGTGAAGTATAgcctaattttattttccccagttCTTGAGTAAAATGACTTCGATGACCACTTACAATACCTTGGTGGTTATTATGGAACTGATCCATATTGTTACTTAAGATTCTCTTATTTCTACAATAGCTTACTTATAACTGAGTTTGTGCCAAGCTTGGTCACATTCACGTGCCCAAATTTAATAGGGGATCAGCTGTCTCTGCTGCTAGCCTGAGCAAAAGCAGAGAGGCCTTTGCATATGAAACATACCTGGTAAAGAGCAAATAGTCTATTTTCAAGTGTAGTGTCTTGTAGTGAAAAAGGAGTATCTAAGTCTAGAAAGGTTGATTGGAGTATAATCCTTAAGTCCAGGTGAAGAATTTGTGACTTTATTTTGAAGGCACTAGGGAGCCCCTGCCCGAGTGACCATCCTCCTTGaaactcttttctttctgtggcaTTGCATATGTTTTACATTATCTGTCCTACTCAAGAGGCCAAAGGGAACTTGCAAGGCCCTGAACTCCGACATGCAGCCCCAGAGAATATCCTCAGGTTAGCAGGAGACAGTGTTGTCCAAGGGAGAGTTCAAACTGAGACAGATGAGAAGCATGCAAAGTTTAAGTTGGAAAAGCAGTGCCAAGCACTTTATTTCCAAGGTATAAGGTGAGACCATAAATAGGAAGGTCAGGCGTGACAGTCGAGTGTGGGCAAATGGGGAGGAGATGGTGTAAGAAAAGTCAAGAAGAGCATTTTAGGACTGACACTGTAATAATGAAGGCTGCAAGCACTGGCTTTTATGTGGTGTCAGTGGTGTAGTACAGGGAGCAGGCTTGGTATAAAGCAGTAAAGCTGGAATCCCCAGGATAGGCTTGTGTCTCTTCAGTTTGctcctttcctccccccacccactaAAGGAAGACTTTCCTCAAGTTTCTGTCTTTagccctcttctctctctgctctctgttcATGGGAGATGTCATCCGTGTCCATGACTTTCTTATTTCATATGTCTCCCATATTTGCAATTCTAACCCTGACATCTGTCTTGAGTTTTTGCCTCTTACATCCAGCTTCCTGCCAGATATTTCCATCTAGATGTCCCATGAATTAGGCCAATGTTGTGTAACTTCTTGTGGCACCATTCATTAGAATGAAATGGGGTTGTGCAACATGGCAGCCCTGCCAAATATCTTAAACTCTATAGGTCCAAAAAGAAACTCAGAACCACCAGAATTTTGTGCCCCATCAGTTTCCTCTCCCAGTGATCTCATTTCTATTGATTGTATTAAGGGTCATATTTTC encodes:
- the TPH1 gene encoding tryptophan 5-hydroxylase 1, which gives rise to MIEDNKENKDHSLEKGRATLIFSLKNEVGGLIKALKIFQEKHVNLLHIESRKSKRRNSESEIFVDCDINREQLNDIFHLLKSHTNVLSVNLPDNFTVKEDGMETVPWFPKKISDLDHCANRVLMYGSELGADHPGFKDNVYRKRRKYFADLAMNYKHGDPIPNVEFTEEEIKTWGTVFRELNKLYPTHACREYLKNLPLLSKYCGYREDNIPQLEDVSNFLKERTGFSIRPVAGYLSPRDFLSGLAFRVFHCTQYVRHSSDPLYTPEPDTCHELLGHVPLLAEPSFAQFSQEIGLASLGASEEAVQKLATCYFFTVEFGLCKQEGQLRVFGAGLLSSISELKHALSGHAKVKPFDPKITCKQECLITTFQDVYFVSESFEDAKEKMREFTKTIRRPFGVKYNPYTRSIQILKDTKSITSAMNELQHELDVVSDALAKVSRQLSI